From the genome of Streptomyces sp. NBC_01317, one region includes:
- a CDS encoding acylphosphatase has protein sequence MNDDVRLTAWVRGRVQGVGFRWFTRANALEIGGLTGFALNLDDGRVQVVAEGAREKCHGLLEWLRSGDTPGRVDGVTEIWGTARGGYETFAIR, from the coding sequence GTGAATGACGACGTACGGCTCACCGCCTGGGTGCGCGGGCGGGTACAGGGAGTGGGCTTCCGCTGGTTCACCAGGGCGAACGCGCTGGAGATCGGCGGGCTGACCGGGTTCGCGCTCAACCTCGACGACGGCCGGGTGCAGGTGGTGGCGGAAGGGGCGCGTGAGAAGTGCCACGGCCTCCTGGAGTGGCTGCGCTCCGGCGACACACCCGGACGGGTCGACGGTGTGACAGAGATATGGGGCACAGCGCGCGGGGGGTACGAGACCTTCGCGATCCGCTGA
- a CDS encoding CAP domain-containing protein — protein MGRHSRSAAVPAAVDYADATAGRHRGGARRKRRVAAPVRTGLLGASAAMAVGAVAVASGLLPGGDQYNVGGGPTGEQVRTDGAPELLEQGSASAEPTEYPSASVSASPSTPGRVPTTPAKKRAATPSKPSADASKKAKVPVTRAPETKKTEAPATKAPEPEQTTQRAAEGQVQGPAAASAATAVLSLVNEERAKVGCAPVKADASLAGLAQDFSEDMAARGFFDHTDPDGKTPWDRADQAGVQKLGGENIARGQADAQAVMDSWMNSEGHRANILNCDYTRLGVGVHTGTGGPWWTQDFGF, from the coding sequence ATGGGACGCCATTCGCGCTCCGCCGCCGTACCCGCCGCTGTTGACTACGCGGACGCCACGGCAGGCAGGCACCGGGGTGGTGCACGCCGTAAGCGGCGGGTCGCCGCCCCCGTGAGGACCGGACTGCTCGGCGCCTCGGCGGCGATGGCCGTCGGCGCGGTGGCGGTGGCCTCGGGGCTGCTGCCCGGCGGTGACCAGTACAACGTCGGCGGTGGGCCGACCGGTGAGCAGGTACGCACCGACGGCGCGCCGGAGCTGCTGGAGCAGGGCAGCGCCTCGGCCGAGCCCACGGAATACCCGTCCGCCTCCGTGTCCGCCTCGCCCTCGACGCCGGGCCGGGTGCCGACCACCCCGGCCAAGAAGCGCGCCGCCACCCCGTCGAAGCCGTCGGCCGACGCGTCGAAGAAGGCGAAGGTCCCGGTCACCCGGGCGCCCGAGACGAAGAAGACCGAGGCCCCCGCGACGAAGGCCCCGGAGCCCGAGCAGACGACCCAGCGCGCGGCCGAGGGCCAGGTGCAGGGCCCCGCGGCGGCGTCCGCCGCGACCGCCGTCCTCTCCTTGGTGAACGAGGAGCGGGCGAAGGTCGGATGCGCCCCGGTCAAGGCCGACGCCTCCCTGGCCGGGCTGGCCCAGGACTTCAGCGAGGACATGGCCGCGCGCGGCTTCTTCGACCACACGGATCCCGACGGGAAGACTCCGTGGGACCGCGCGGACCAGGCCGGGGTGCAGAAGCTCGGCGGCGAGAACATAGCCAGGGGCCAGGCCGACGCCCAGGCGGTGATGGACTCGTGGATGAACAGCGAGGGCCACCGGGCGAACATATTGAACTGCGACTACACCCGGCTGGGCGTAGGGGTGCACACCGGCACGGGCGGCCCGTGGTGGACACAGGACTTCGGGTTCTGA
- the mutM gene encoding bifunctional DNA-formamidopyrimidine glycosylase/DNA-(apurinic or apyrimidinic site) lyase produces the protein MPELPEVEVVRRGLERWVSGRTVAATDVLHPRAVRRHLAGGEDFAARIKGHTIGTARRRGKYLWLPLADTDASILGHLGMSGQLLVQPETTPDEKHLRIRIRFADSLGTELRFVDQRTFGGLSLHDNSPDGLPDVIAHIARDPLDPEFDDDAFYKALRLRRTTVKRALLDQSLISGVGNIYADEALWRAKLHYERPTATLPRPRAVELLGHARDVMNGALAVGGTSFDSLYVNVNGESGYFDRSLDAYGREGEPCRRCGTPIRRRPWMNRSSYFCPHCQRPPRTAV, from the coding sequence GTGCCCGAGCTGCCCGAGGTCGAAGTGGTACGGCGTGGTCTGGAGCGCTGGGTCAGCGGCCGGACCGTCGCCGCGACCGACGTCCTGCATCCGCGCGCGGTACGGCGCCACCTCGCCGGCGGTGAGGACTTCGCGGCCCGCATCAAGGGCCACACCATCGGCACGGCCCGCCGGCGCGGCAAATACCTCTGGCTCCCGCTCGCCGACACCGACGCCTCGATCCTCGGCCACCTCGGCATGAGCGGTCAGCTCCTCGTCCAGCCGGAGACCACGCCCGACGAGAAACACCTGCGGATCCGCATCCGGTTCGCCGACTCCCTCGGCACCGAGCTGCGCTTCGTCGACCAGCGCACCTTCGGCGGGCTCTCGCTGCACGACAATTCCCCCGACGGGCTGCCCGACGTCATCGCGCACATCGCCAGGGACCCCCTGGACCCGGAGTTCGACGACGACGCGTTCTACAAGGCGCTGCGCCTGCGCCGTACGACCGTCAAACGCGCGCTCCTGGACCAGTCACTGATCAGCGGCGTCGGCAACATCTACGCGGACGAGGCGCTCTGGCGCGCCAAGCTGCACTACGAACGCCCCACCGCGACCCTGCCCCGGCCGCGCGCCGTCGAACTGCTCGGTCACGCGCGGGACGTGATGAACGGCGCGCTCGCCGTCGGCGGCACCAGCTTCGACAGCCTGTACGTCAATGTGAACGGCGAATCGGGTTACTTCGACCGGTCGCTGGACGCGTACGGCCGGGAGGGCGAGCCGTGCCGGCGCTGCGGGACCCCCATCCGGCGCAGGCCGTGGATGAACCGCTCCAGCTATTTCTGCCCCCACTGCCAGCGCCCGCCGCGTACGGCGGTGTAG
- the rnc gene encoding ribonuclease III — protein sequence MSELSTAKKQADNVSTASSPTLLEGRLGYQLESALLVRALTHRSFAYENGGLPTNERLEFLGDSVLGLVVTDTLYRTHPDLPEGQLAKLRAAVVNSRALAEVGRGLELGSFIRLGRGEEGTGGRDKASILADTLEAVIGAVYLDQGLDAASELVHRLFDPLIEKSSNLGAGLDWKTSLQELTAAESLGVPEYLVTETGPDHEKTFTAAARVGGVSYGTGTGRSKKEAEQQAAESAWRSIRADADERAAAEKNVVHIEGADPAPETPGVPGDVAPSGPEANGSGSVNGSGSGSGHSGHGIDPDGVVPADPASADAADR from the coding sequence ATGTCTGAACTGTCCACTGCCAAGAAGCAGGCAGACAACGTCAGTACGGCCTCGTCCCCCACGCTTCTGGAAGGGCGGCTCGGCTATCAGCTGGAGTCCGCCCTTCTGGTGCGTGCGCTGACCCATCGTTCGTTCGCGTACGAGAACGGCGGTCTGCCCACCAACGAGCGGCTCGAATTCCTCGGGGATTCGGTGCTCGGCCTGGTGGTCACGGACACGCTGTACCGCACCCATCCCGACCTGCCTGAAGGCCAGCTGGCCAAATTGCGGGCCGCGGTGGTCAACTCGCGTGCGCTGGCGGAAGTGGGCCGCGGCCTGGAACTCGGCTCCTTCATCCGGCTCGGCCGGGGCGAAGAGGGCACGGGTGGCCGGGACAAGGCTTCCATCCTCGCCGACACCCTTGAAGCGGTGATCGGCGCCGTCTATCTCGACCAGGGTCTCGACGCGGCCTCGGAGCTGGTGCACCGGCTCTTCGACCCGCTCATCGAGAAGTCCTCCAACCTCGGAGCCGGCCTGGACTGGAAGACCAGTCTCCAGGAGCTCACCGCGGCGGAGAGTCTCGGGGTTCCCGAGTATCTCGTCACGGAAACCGGCCCCGATCACGAAAAGACCTTCACTGCTGCCGCCCGCGTCGGTGGTGTCTCGTACGGCACCGGCACCGGCCGCAGCAAGAAGGAAGCGGAACAGCAGGCGGCGGAGTCCGCGTGGCGGTCGATCAGGGCCGACGCGGACGAACGGGCGGCGGCGGAGAAGAACGTCGTGCACATCGAAGGGGCCGACCCGGCCCCGGAGACCCCGGGGGTTCCCGGGGACGTGGCGCCGTCCGGCCCCGAGGCCAACGGCTCGGGGTCCGTCAACGGCTCGGGCTCCGGCTCCGGGCACTCCGGGCACGGCATCGATCCTGACGGCGTGGTCCCTGCCGACCCCGCTTCCGCGGACGCGGCTGACCGGTAG
- the rpmF gene encoding 50S ribosomal protein L32, producing MAVPKRKMSRSNTRHRRSQWKAAVPTLVSCERCQEPKLQHIACPSCGTYNKRQVLEV from the coding sequence GTGGCTGTTCCGAAGCGGAAGATGTCGCGCAGCAACACGCGCCACCGCCGGTCGCAGTGGAAGGCTGCGGTCCCCACCCTGGTGTCGTGCGAGCGCTGCCAGGAGCCGAAGCTCCAGCACATCGCGTGCCCGAGCTGTGGCACGTACAACAAGCGCCAGGTCCTCGAGGTCTGA
- a CDS encoding YceD family protein, producing the protein MNARLDHRDPLVFDTHELGRRPGALRKLTRTVPAPQDFGIGGVIGTPEGGPVDLTLRIESVMEGVLVTGTARATAEGECVRCLEPLGQPVEADFQELFSYHDADDRGRIRAEPGDDAEDDEDTLFIEDGLFDLEPVLRDAVVLALPMQPVCRETCAGLCSECGIRLEENPGHHHDAVDIRWAALQGLAETVKDGEKDNMGGAAAGVDEKQEK; encoded by the coding sequence CTGAACGCGCGCCTCGACCACCGCGACCCCCTCGTGTTCGACACACACGAGCTGGGGCGGCGTCCTGGTGCGCTCAGGAAGCTGACCAGGACGGTCCCCGCACCCCAGGACTTCGGCATCGGCGGAGTCATCGGCACGCCCGAGGGCGGCCCGGTGGACCTCACTCTCCGTATCGAATCCGTCATGGAGGGCGTGCTTGTCACCGGCACCGCCCGTGCGACGGCCGAGGGGGAGTGCGTAAGGTGTCTGGAGCCGCTGGGCCAACCGGTCGAGGCGGACTTCCAGGAGCTGTTCTCGTACCACGACGCCGATGACCGGGGCCGCATCCGTGCGGAGCCCGGCGACGACGCCGAGGACGACGAGGACACGCTGTTCATCGAGGACGGACTGTTCGACCTCGAACCGGTGCTGCGTGATGCGGTGGTGCTCGCACTGCCGATGCAGCCGGTGTGCCGGGAGACCTGCGCCGGCCTGTGTTCCGAATGCGGAATCAGGCTGGAGGAGAATCCCGGTCACCACCACGACGCCGTCGACATCCGTTGGGCGGCATTGCAGGGACTCGCCGAAACCGTCAAGGACGGCGAGAAGGACAACATGGGCGGCGCCGCAGCTGGCGTCGACGAGAAGCAGGAGAAGTAG
- a CDS encoding cell division initiation protein, with amino-acid sequence MDVQKKLDEIVDTVGSARSMPMSASCVVNRAELLAMLEEVRDALPGSLAQAQELLGGHEQLAAQARQEADRIIGAAHAERTTLISDTAVARRAQEEADRILSEARRDAAEVKAEADDYVDSKLANFEVVLTKTIGSVDRGREKLLGRDPGRGEQGYGSEADDADDAPEYSADPETLIRRADEYVDAKIGAFEAVLSKTLEAVGRGRQKLLGRTEIDDLAAHLAAQDAAGPQMQTSDADHWADLAELPREQPAGQEAAQAAQVPQVPAQQPYVDPAYGQPAAAYQETGYQDPAYTDQAYAGYGQQDTYGAGYQQDPYAYQQQPPVTQGYGQEQGQAQGYDPNYGWQQPADQQPPVPQHQPGRPHPDQQGALDETSLFDTSMIDLDQLRRYEQGR; translated from the coding sequence GTGGACGTGCAGAAGAAGCTCGACGAGATCGTCGACACGGTGGGCAGTGCCCGCTCCATGCCCATGTCGGCGTCCTGCGTGGTGAACCGCGCCGAGCTCCTCGCGATGCTGGAAGAGGTGCGCGACGCGCTCCCCGGCTCGCTGGCCCAGGCCCAGGAACTGCTCGGCGGCCACGAACAGCTCGCCGCCCAGGCCCGCCAGGAGGCCGACCGGATCATCGGCGCCGCCCACGCGGAACGCACCACCCTCATCTCCGACACGGCGGTCGCCCGCCGCGCCCAGGAGGAGGCCGACCGGATCCTCTCCGAGGCCCGCAGGGACGCCGCCGAGGTCAAGGCCGAGGCCGACGACTACGTCGACTCCAAGCTCGCCAACTTCGAGGTGGTCCTCACCAAGACCATCGGCTCCGTCGACCGTGGCCGCGAGAAGCTGCTGGGCCGCGATCCGGGGCGCGGCGAGCAGGGGTACGGCTCCGAGGCCGACGACGCCGACGACGCACCCGAGTACAGCGCCGACCCCGAGACCCTGATCAGGCGCGCCGACGAATACGTGGACGCCAAGATCGGCGCCTTCGAGGCGGTCCTCTCCAAGACCCTCGAAGCCGTCGGCCGAGGCCGGCAGAAGCTGCTGGGCAGGACCGAGATCGACGACCTGGCCGCGCACCTCGCCGCCCAGGACGCGGCGGGCCCCCAGATGCAGACCAGCGACGCCGACCACTGGGCGGACCTCGCGGAGCTGCCGCGCGAGCAGCCCGCCGGGCAGGAGGCGGCGCAGGCCGCGCAGGTGCCCCAGGTCCCCGCCCAGCAGCCGTACGTGGACCCCGCCTACGGGCAGCCGGCCGCCGCGTACCAGGAGACCGGCTACCAGGACCCGGCTTACACCGACCAGGCGTACGCCGGATACGGGCAGCAGGACACCTACGGGGCCGGCTACCAGCAGGACCCGTACGCGTACCAGCAGCAGCCCCCGGTCACCCAGGGATACGGCCAGGAGCAGGGCCAGGCCCAGGGCTACGACCCGAACTACGGCTGGCAGCAGCCCGCCGACCAGCAGCCGCCCGTCCCGCAGCACCAGCCCGGCCGGCCCCATCCCGACCAGCAGGGCGCCCTGGACGAGACCAGCCTCTTCGACACGAGCATGATCGACCTCGACCAGCTGCGCCGGTACGAACAGGGCCGCTGA
- the coaD gene encoding pantetheine-phosphate adenylyltransferase produces the protein MRRAVCPGSFDPITNGHLDIIARASKLYDVVHVAVMINKSKKGLFPIDERIDLIREVTSEFGNVEVEAFHGLLVDFCKQRDIPAIVKGLRAVSDFDYELQMAQMNHGLSGVETLFVPTNPVYSFLSSSLVKEVATWGGDVSHLIPPAVHRALAARLGTS, from the coding sequence TTGCGCCGCGCCGTCTGTCCGGGGTCCTTCGACCCCATCACCAATGGACACCTCGACATCATCGCCCGCGCCTCCAAGCTGTACGACGTCGTGCACGTGGCGGTGATGATCAACAAGTCCAAAAAAGGGCTGTTCCCGATCGACGAGCGGATCGACCTGATCCGGGAGGTCACCTCCGAGTTCGGCAACGTGGAGGTCGAGGCCTTCCACGGCCTGCTCGTCGACTTCTGCAAGCAGCGCGACATCCCCGCCATCGTCAAGGGCCTGCGGGCGGTCAGCGACTTCGACTACGAACTCCAGATGGCCCAGATGAATCACGGCCTTTCGGGTGTCGAGACTCTGTTCGTCCCCACCAACCCCGTGTACAGCTTCCTCTCCTCCTCCCTGGTCAAAGAGGTCGCGACCTGGGGCGGAGACGTCTCGCACCTGATCCCCCCGGCCGTCCACCGCGCCCTCGCCGCCCGCCTCGGCACATCCTGA
- the rsmD gene encoding 16S rRNA (guanine(966)-N(2))-methyltransferase RsmD, with translation MTRVIAGSAGGRRLAVPPGTGTRPTSDRAREGLFSSWGSLLGTLEGVRIADLYAGSGAIGLEALSRGAVHALLVESDPRAARTVRENVRTLGLPGAEVRTGKAEQIVTGPAPDAPYDLVFLDPPYAVTDDDLREILLTLRTQGWLTGDAVATVERSTRGGEFGWPEGFDPLRSRRYGEGTFWYGRAASTCEDAP, from the coding sequence ATGACCCGCGTGATCGCCGGTTCCGCCGGCGGACGCCGGCTCGCCGTCCCGCCCGGCACCGGCACCCGCCCCACCTCCGACCGGGCGCGCGAGGGGCTCTTCTCCAGCTGGGGATCGCTCCTCGGCACCCTCGAAGGCGTCCGGATCGCCGACCTCTACGCCGGGTCGGGCGCGATCGGCCTGGAAGCCCTGTCCCGGGGCGCCGTGCACGCCCTGCTCGTGGAGTCCGACCCGCGCGCCGCAAGGACCGTCCGGGAGAACGTCAGGACGCTCGGCCTGCCCGGCGCCGAGGTCCGTACCGGCAAGGCCGAGCAGATCGTCACCGGACCCGCCCCCGACGCTCCGTACGACCTGGTCTTCCTCGATCCGCCGTACGCCGTCACGGATGACGATCTTCGGGAGATCCTCCTCACACTCCGCACTCAGGGGTGGCTCACGGGCGACGCCGTCGCCACCGTGGAACGCAGCACCAGAGGCGGGGAGTTCGGCTGGCCCGAGGGATTCGACCCTCTGCGGTCCCGTCGCTACGGCGAGGGAACGTTTTGGTACGGTCGCGCCGCCTCTACGTGCGAAGACGCACCATGA
- the recG gene encoding ATP-dependent DNA helicase RecG, whose protein sequence is MDRVSALDESLTKTLGPATAKVMAEHLDLHTVGDLLHHYPRRYEERGQLTKLADLPLEEDVTVVAQVADSRIVRYGGGSGQRLEITLTDGSGRLQLVFFGRGIHKPHKDLPPGSRGMFAGKVSVFNRKLQLAHPTYVALGTDSGEDAVDAFAGKLIPIYPACKGLESWKITKAVDAVLPRAAEALDPLPPALREGRGFASLPEALLKVHRPETRADIADARERLKWDEAFVLQVALARRRHADAQLPAVARKPVAGGLLDALDAGLPFTLTDGQLKVTAEIFADLATEHPMHRLLQGEVGSGKTLVALRAMLTVVDAGGQAAMLAPTEVLAQQHHRSITEMMGELAQGGMLGGADRATKVVLLTGSMGTAARRQALLDLVTGEAGIVIGTHALIEDKVKFHDLGLVVVDEQHRFGVEQRDALRSKGKQPPHLLVMTATPIPRTVAMTVFGDLETSVLDQLPAGRLPIASHVVPAEDKPHFLVRAWERVREEVGKGHQAYVVCPRIGDDEDEAGKKKPSKGKPSGKAADKAPEEDGKRPPLAVVEVAAHLVQGPLAGLRIEILHGRMQPDDKDSVMRRFAAGEVDVLVATTVIEVGVNVPNATAMVIMDADRFGVSQLHQLRGRVGRGSAPGLCLLVTDMPEASPARARLGAVAATLDGFELSRIDLEQRREGDVLGQAQSGVRSSLRMLAVIDDEEIIAAAREEAVAVVAEDPELARYPELRMTLDALLDADRERYLDKG, encoded by the coding sequence ATGGATCGTGTGTCAGCGCTGGACGAATCCCTCACGAAGACACTCGGCCCCGCCACCGCGAAGGTGATGGCCGAGCACCTCGACCTGCACACGGTCGGCGATCTCCTGCACCACTACCCCCGGCGGTACGAGGAGCGCGGCCAGCTGACCAAGCTCGCCGACCTGCCGCTGGAGGAGGACGTGACGGTGGTCGCCCAGGTCGCCGACTCCCGGATCGTGCGGTACGGAGGCGGCTCTGGCCAGCGCCTGGAGATCACCCTCACCGACGGCAGCGGCCGGCTCCAGCTGGTCTTCTTCGGCCGGGGCATCCACAAGCCGCACAAGGACCTGCCGCCCGGCAGCCGGGGCATGTTCGCGGGCAAGGTGTCCGTGTTCAACCGCAAGCTCCAGCTGGCCCATCCGACGTACGTGGCGCTCGGCACCGACAGCGGCGAGGACGCGGTCGACGCGTTCGCGGGCAAGCTCATCCCGATCTACCCCGCCTGCAAGGGCCTTGAGTCCTGGAAGATCACCAAGGCGGTCGACGCGGTCCTGCCCCGGGCCGCCGAGGCCCTGGACCCGCTGCCGCCGGCGCTCCGCGAAGGACGCGGTTTCGCCTCCCTGCCCGAGGCGTTGCTCAAGGTCCACCGGCCCGAGACCCGCGCGGACATCGCGGACGCGCGCGAGCGGCTCAAGTGGGACGAGGCGTTCGTCCTCCAGGTCGCGCTCGCCCGCCGCCGCCACGCCGACGCCCAACTGCCCGCCGTGGCAAGGAAACCGGTCGCGGGCGGCCTGCTGGACGCCCTGGACGCCGGTCTGCCCTTCACCCTCACCGACGGCCAGCTCAAGGTCACCGCCGAGATCTTCGCCGACCTCGCCACCGAACACCCCATGCACCGGCTGCTCCAGGGGGAAGTGGGCTCGGGGAAGACCCTCGTCGCGCTGCGGGCGATGCTCACCGTCGTGGACGCGGGCGGACAGGCCGCGATGCTCGCGCCGACCGAGGTCCTCGCCCAGCAGCACCACCGGTCCATCACGGAAATGATGGGCGAACTGGCGCAGGGCGGCATGCTCGGGGGCGCCGACAGGGCGACGAAGGTCGTGCTGCTCACCGGTTCCATGGGCACGGCGGCCCGGCGCCAGGCGCTGCTCGACCTGGTCACGGGTGAGGCCGGGATCGTGATCGGCACCCACGCGCTGATCGAGGACAAGGTGAAGTTCCACGACCTCGGCCTGGTCGTGGTGGACGAGCAGCACCGCTTCGGTGTCGAGCAGCGCGACGCCCTGCGCTCCAAGGGCAAGCAGCCCCCGCACCTGCTGGTGATGACGGCCACGCCCATTCCCCGCACGGTCGCCATGACGGTCTTCGGTGACCTGGAGACGTCGGTCCTGGACCAGCTCCCGGCGGGGCGGCTGCCGATCGCCAGCCATGTCGTCCCGGCCGAGGACAAGCCGCACTTCCTGGTCCGCGCGTGGGAGCGGGTGCGCGAGGAGGTCGGCAAGGGCCACCAGGCGTACGTCGTGTGCCCCCGGATCGGGGACGACGAGGACGAGGCGGGGAAGAAGAAGCCGTCCAAGGGGAAGCCCTCGGGGAAAGCCGCCGACAAGGCCCCCGAGGAGGACGGGAAGCGTCCGCCGCTGGCCGTGGTGGAGGTCGCCGCCCACCTGGTCCAAGGACCCCTCGCCGGTCTGCGGATCGAGATCCTGCACGGCCGGATGCAGCCCGACGACAAGGACTCCGTGATGCGCCGCTTCGCCGCCGGCGAGGTGGACGTCCTGGTCGCGACGACGGTCATCGAGGTCGGGGTGAACGTGCCGAACGCGACCGCGATGGTGATCATGGACGCGGACCGGTTCGGCGTCAGCCAGCTGCACCAGCTGCGCGGCCGGGTCGGCCGGGGCTCGGCCCCCGGGCTCTGCCTGCTGGTCACGGACATGCCCGAGGCGAGCCCGGCGCGGGCCAGGCTCGGCGCGGTCGCGGCCACCCTGGACGGCTTCGAGCTGTCCCGTATCGACCTGGAGCAGCGCCGCGAGGGCGACGTCCTCGGCCAGGCCCAGTCCGGGGTCCGCTCGTCCCTGCGGATGCTCGCCGTCATCGACGACGAGGAGATCATCGCGGCGGCCCGCGAGGAGGCCGTCGCGGTGGTCGCCGAGGACCCGGAGCTGGCGCGCTACCCGGAGCTGCGGATGACCCTGGACGCCCTGCTGGACGCCGACCGGGAGCGCTACCTGGACAAGGGCTGA
- a CDS encoding DAK2 domain-containing protein: protein MPPKEDHPVPQTLDAAAVRSWCSLALEALGREREEIDATNVYPVADGDTGTNLYLTVESAAQAVEAVFAAHETGGSVPGAGDAVRAMAHGALIGARGNSGTILAQLLRGMADVLTDGTQDTHGPDGAGDGAGEGDHLARALRRAAGLAREAVAHPVEGTILSVASAAADAAERARGGTADTARAAHAGARTALDATPGQLAVLDRAGVVDAGGRGLLAVLGALVQALSGRAPAAFTAAPRRPGEPDVSLTDERPGAFGSCKTDEGPAFEVIYLLEAGDDAVTRLRARLDRLGDSLVVVGGDGLWNVHIHVDDAGAAVEAGVEAGRPYRIRITHFGAAERAPEQVQRAVVAVVPGEGLAGLCAEAGATTVLARPGEPPASGELVEAIRRAHAREVVLLPNDAALRHTAAAAAEQARAEGVRVALIPTRAAVQGIAALAVHQPDRRFDEDVVAMTSAAGATRYAELAVAERQSWTMAGICQAGDVLGLIEGDVAVIGADLAATAEAVLTRMLLAGGELVTLVLGEDVPDALADRLEAHVREGHLAVDTVVYRGGRQSAPLLIGVE, encoded by the coding sequence ATGCCGCCCAAGGAGGACCACCCGGTGCCGCAGACCCTCGACGCCGCAGCGGTGCGGAGCTGGTGCTCACTGGCTCTGGAGGCCCTCGGGCGGGAGCGCGAGGAGATCGACGCGACCAATGTCTACCCGGTCGCGGACGGCGACACCGGCACCAACCTCTACCTGACCGTGGAATCCGCGGCGCAGGCCGTCGAAGCGGTGTTCGCCGCGCACGAGACCGGTGGGTCCGTGCCCGGGGCGGGGGATGCCGTACGGGCCATGGCGCACGGCGCGCTGATCGGGGCCCGGGGCAACTCGGGGACGATCCTGGCGCAGTTGCTGCGGGGGATGGCGGACGTGCTGACGGACGGCACGCAGGACACGCATGGCCCCGATGGCGCCGGTGACGGGGCCGGTGAGGGGGATCACCTCGCGCGGGCGCTGCGCCGGGCCGCCGGGCTCGCCCGGGAGGCCGTCGCGCACCCCGTCGAGGGCACGATCCTCAGCGTGGCCTCGGCGGCGGCGGACGCCGCCGAGCGGGCACGCGGCGGTACGGCCGATACCGCGCGCGCCGCCCACGCGGGGGCCCGTACGGCTCTCGACGCCACCCCCGGCCAGCTCGCCGTCCTCGACCGGGCCGGTGTCGTGGACGCGGGGGGCCGGGGACTTCTCGCCGTCCTGGGCGCCCTTGTCCAGGCCCTCTCGGGCCGGGCGCCCGCGGCCTTCACCGCCGCACCCCGGCGGCCCGGGGAGCCCGACGTGTCCCTGACCGACGAGAGGCCAGGGGCCTTCGGTTCCTGCAAGACCGACGAAGGCCCGGCCTTCGAGGTGATCTACCTGCTGGAGGCCGGCGACGACGCCGTGACCCGGCTGCGCGCCCGGCTCGACCGGCTGGGCGACTCCCTGGTCGTCGTCGGGGGCGACGGGCTGTGGAACGTGCACATCCACGTGGACGACGCCGGCGCCGCCGTGGAGGCCGGGGTCGAGGCGGGACGCCCGTACCGCATCAGGATCACCCACTTCGGCGCGGCGGAACGGGCCCCGGAGCAGGTCCAGCGGGCCGTCGTCGCCGTCGTCCCCGGCGAAGGTCTCGCCGGGCTCTGCGCCGAGGCCGGCGCGACGACCGTGCTCGCACGCCCCGGGGAGCCGCCCGCCAGCGGCGAACTGGTCGAGGCGATCCGGCGCGCGCACGCCCGTGAGGTGGTGCTGCTGCCCAACGACGCGGCCCTGCGCCACACCGCCGCCGCGGCGGCCGAGCAGGCGCGTGCCGAAGGGGTACGGGTCGCCCTCATCCCCACCCGGGCCGCCGTCCAGGGCATCGCCGCCCTCGCCGTCCACCAGCCCGACCGCCGCTTCGACGAGGACGTCGTGGCGATGACCTCCGCGGCCGGTGCCACGCGCTACGCCGAACTGGCCGTCGCGGAGCGGCAGTCCTGGACCATGGCGGGCATCTGCCAGGCCGGGGACGTCCTGGGCCTGATCGAGGGCGACGTGGCGGTCATCGGCGCCGATCTCGCCGCCACCGCCGAGGCCGTGCTGACCCGGATGCTCCTCGCCGGCGGCGAGCTGGTGACGCTGGTCCTCGGCGAGGACGTGCCCGACGCCCTCGCCGACCGCCTTGAGGCCCACGTACGCGAAGGGCATCTCGCGGTCGACACCGTCGTCTACCGCGGCGGCCGGCAGTCCGCGCCCCTCCTCATCGGCGTGGAGTAG
- the rpmB gene encoding 50S ribosomal protein L28 produces the protein MAANCDVCGKGPGFGNSISHSHRRTSRRWNPNIQRVRAVVGRTPKRLNVCTSCIKAGKVSR, from the coding sequence GTGGCTGCCAACTGCGACGTCTGCGGCAAGGGGCCGGGCTTCGGCAACAGCATTTCCCACTCGCACCGCCGTACGTCCCGTCGCTGGAACCCGAACATCCAGCGCGTGCGTGCCGTGGTCGGTCGGACGCCGAAGCGGCTCAATGTCTGCACATCGTGCATCAAGGCCGGCAAGGTCTCGCGCTGA